The proteins below are encoded in one region of Bosea sp. BIWAKO-01:
- a CDS encoding aminodeoxychorismate synthase component I has protein sequence MALVRLTAGRDRAYNSRLPSERGIAAIREAASSAASALQSETTPPMPPAIDTMLTTRRPFVLLEDRLAAAASAQLYCDPVEVVRCDHIEEISSALGRIEDGLSRGLHAAGFLSYELGYAFEPRLVASIPQARALPLLWFGLFRAPLQLPAAQLDQAFGALGPPPPLGAVRPQLDAPAHAAKIQRVLDYLHAGDAYQVNLTFPIDFRYEGDPLALYAALRSSQPVAHGGIVAIDDATILSVSPELFLEVESGRATTRPMKGTAPRRDGPEAERAAMEQLQADPKQRAENLMIVDLLRNDLGRVSAMGSVEVPSLFRVETYPTFHTLTSTVTSRLRPGLSLEDLLRAVFPCGSITGAPKLRAMEIIRELEDGARDLYTGSIGQISPNGDLRFNVAIRTATIFPGGAGRYGVGGGIVTDSRAADEYFECLLKARVLTDLADDYGLIETLGWSHETGFARLPLHLGRLDRSAKALGFRFDRDEAETRLAALVETFAPQGLRRIRLELHRNGMLDVAAPVLAAEPDRPLEVVLAAARADEGDPFLRYKTTRRRTYETAFAAAVERGADEAVFQNRAGFVTEATRSNIFVERDGLLLTPPLSDGLLPGVLRQTLIESGRALEQQLRPGDLAQAEHWFLGNSLRGLRPARLTR, from the coding sequence GTGGCTCTCGTCAGGCTCACGGCGGGACGCGATCGGGCCTACAATTCCAGGCTGCCATCGGAGCGAGGCATTGCCGCGATCCGCGAAGCCGCTTCGAGCGCAGCCTCTGCACTCCAATCAGAAACCACGCCGCCGATGCCGCCTGCAATCGACACCATGCTCACGACGCGGCGCCCCTTCGTGCTGCTGGAGGACCGGCTCGCGGCGGCCGCATCGGCCCAACTCTATTGTGATCCGGTCGAGGTCGTTCGATGCGACCATATCGAGGAGATCTCGTCTGCGCTCGGTAGAATCGAAGACGGCCTGTCCCGGGGGCTGCATGCCGCCGGCTTCCTGAGCTACGAGCTGGGATACGCCTTCGAGCCACGCCTCGTCGCGTCGATCCCGCAGGCGAGGGCGCTTCCCCTGCTGTGGTTCGGGCTGTTTCGGGCGCCGTTGCAGCTTCCTGCAGCGCAGTTGGACCAGGCGTTTGGAGCACTGGGGCCTCCGCCTCCACTCGGCGCTGTTCGTCCGCAGCTCGATGCGCCAGCGCACGCGGCCAAGATCCAGCGTGTGCTGGACTATCTTCACGCCGGCGACGCCTACCAGGTCAACCTGACCTTTCCGATCGACTTTCGCTACGAGGGCGATCCCCTCGCGCTCTATGCAGCCTTGCGGTCGAGCCAGCCCGTGGCGCATGGCGGCATCGTCGCCATCGACGATGCGACGATCCTGTCGGTTTCGCCGGAGCTCTTTCTCGAGGTCGAGTCGGGGCGGGCGACGACGCGCCCGATGAAGGGAACAGCACCGCGACGCGACGGACCGGAGGCGGAGCGCGCCGCCATGGAACAGTTGCAGGCCGACCCCAAGCAACGCGCCGAGAACCTGATGATCGTTGACCTGCTACGCAACGATCTCGGACGGGTCAGCGCCATGGGGTCGGTCGAAGTGCCAAGCCTCTTCCGGGTCGAGACCTATCCGACATTTCACACGCTGACGTCGACGGTGACATCCAGGTTGCGTCCTGGCCTCTCGCTCGAAGACCTGCTGCGGGCTGTCTTCCCCTGCGGCTCGATCACCGGCGCGCCCAAGCTGCGGGCGATGGAGATCATCCGCGAACTCGAGGACGGGGCGCGCGATCTCTATACCGGTTCAATTGGGCAGATCTCGCCCAATGGCGATCTTCGCTTCAATGTCGCAATCCGCACGGCTACGATCTTTCCAGGGGGTGCCGGCCGCTATGGCGTTGGCGGCGGCATCGTCACGGATTCGCGTGCTGCGGACGAGTATTTCGAATGCCTGTTGAAGGCCCGTGTCCTGACCGACCTCGCCGATGATTACGGGCTGATCGAAACGCTGGGCTGGTCGCACGAGACCGGTTTTGCACGGCTGCCCCTGCATCTCGGCCGCCTGGACCGTTCGGCAAAGGCGCTCGGCTTCCGCTTCGACCGCGATGAGGCGGAAACGCGTCTCGCTGCGCTGGTCGAGACCTTTGCGCCGCAAGGGCTGCGCCGTATCCGCCTCGAACTCCATCGCAACGGCATGCTCGATGTCGCCGCACCAGTGCTCGCTGCCGAGCCAGACCGGCCTCTCGAGGTCGTCCTCGCCGCCGCAAGGGCCGACGAGGGCGACCCATTCCTGCGATACAAGACAACGCGCCGTCGTACCTACGAGACTGCATTTGCGGCAGCCGTCGAGCGCGGCGCCGATGAAGCCGTCTTCCAAAACCGCGCGGGCTTTGTCACCGAAGCAACGCGCAGCAACATCTTCGTCGAGCGGGACGGGCTCCTGCTCACACCGCCCCTGTCCGATGGTCTCTTGCCGGGCGTGCTGCGCCAGACCCTGATCGAGAGCGGACGGGCCCTGGAGCAGCAACTGCGGCCCGGCGATCTCGCTCAAGCCGAGCACTGGTTCCTGGGCAATAGCCTGCGCGGCTTGAGGCCCGCTCGACTGACGCGCTGA
- a CDS encoding class I SAM-dependent methyltransferase — MQRSVGAGVTDYWNARAPKFDGAASHVAQRELWQAVLEAAFQADGPKDVVDLGTGTGACALLAASLGHRVRACDGSANMLEVARAVARQAGLAIAFQDSTIEAAEIADASADIVTLRNVLWTLERPIEALLQAHRILRPGGLVLVSDGLWSVAPQYRSTYPEELAARLPLHDGLTEAAAQDLLTRAGFTGFRRWQHLFPASPYPGNVPVFVLTARSLAG, encoded by the coding sequence ATGCAGCGAAGCGTTGGGGCCGGCGTCACCGACTACTGGAACGCCCGTGCCCCTAAATTTGATGGTGCTGCCTCCCATGTTGCCCAGCGCGAGCTCTGGCAGGCCGTGCTTGAGGCGGCCTTCCAGGCGGATGGCCCCAAGGACGTTGTCGATCTCGGGACCGGGACGGGCGCTTGCGCCCTCCTTGCTGCGTCGCTGGGGCATCGCGTCCGCGCCTGCGACGGGTCTGCGAACATGCTTGAGGTCGCTCGTGCGGTGGCTCGGCAAGCCGGCCTCGCCATTGCGTTTCAGGACAGCACGATCGAAGCGGCCGAGATCGCTGATGCGTCCGCCGATATCGTCACGCTCCGCAATGTCCTCTGGACGCTCGAGCGCCCCATTGAAGCGTTGCTGCAGGCCCATCGTATTCTGCGACCGGGCGGTCTCGTGCTCGTATCCGACGGATTATGGTCGGTGGCTCCTCAATATCGTTCCACCTATCCAGAGGAGCTTGCCGCACGGCTACCCCTGCATGATGGCTTGACGGAAGCCGCAGCGCAGGACCTGCTCACGCGAGCGGGTTTCACCGGGTTCAGACGCTGGCAGCACCTGTTCCCCGCTTCCCCCTATCCGGGAAATGTTCCCGTCTTCGTCCTGACCGCGCGCTCACTCGCTGGCTAG
- a CDS encoding ABC transporter ATP-binding protein, protein MTLAARDVRWSAGGRMIVDGVTLHAEPGKILGLIGPNGSGKSSLLRLLCRLRKVASGVVTLDDREIGTLSRHDLARRLAFVEQQATTEIQLSVCDVVRLGRTPHRGALASWTAADEDAVEAALARVDMADRHDQFWHTLSGGERQRVHIARALAQMPSELILDEPTNHLDIQHQLSILTLIRRLGITCIMALHDLNLASLFCDEIAVLHAGKLVDAGTPETVMTEALIQHVFGVAVSIRRAASGRRRIEYLIEPF, encoded by the coding sequence ATGACACTGGCCGCGCGCGACGTCCGTTGGAGCGCCGGAGGGCGCATGATCGTGGACGGCGTGACGCTGCACGCCGAACCCGGAAAGATCCTCGGTCTCATCGGCCCCAACGGTTCGGGAAAGTCGAGCCTGTTGAGGCTGCTGTGTCGCCTGCGCAAGGTTGCAAGCGGCGTGGTGACGCTGGATGACCGCGAGATCGGCACCTTGTCGCGGCACGACCTCGCCCGGCGCCTGGCCTTTGTCGAGCAGCAGGCGACGACCGAAATCCAGCTCTCCGTATGCGACGTCGTCAGGCTCGGACGGACCCCGCATCGCGGCGCACTCGCGTCCTGGACAGCGGCCGACGAAGACGCGGTCGAGGCCGCGCTGGCACGCGTCGATATGGCCGATCGACATGACCAGTTCTGGCACACGCTATCGGGCGGCGAGCGCCAGCGCGTCCATATCGCGCGCGCATTGGCGCAAATGCCGAGTGAACTCATCCTCGACGAGCCGACCAACCATCTCGATATCCAGCACCAGCTATCGATTCTGACCCTGATCAGGCGCCTGGGTATCACCTGCATCATGGCCTTGCACGATCTCAACCTGGCATCGCTTTTCTGCGACGAGATCGCCGTGCTGCATGCGGGCAAGCTGGTCGATGCCGGGACGCCGGAAACCGTGATGACCGAAGCGCTGATCCAGCATGTCTTTGGTGTCGCGGTTTCCATCCGCCGCGCCGCATCGGGCCGGAGGCGCATCGAATACCTGATCGAACCCTTTTGA
- a CDS encoding FecCD family ABC transporter permease has translation MARPNWLARGAVAILAFALLILAIALAVTIGEMSIPLATVFKAVGNGLFDLDYPVSAIQQGVIFDYRLSRAVVAALCGGALALSGAILQALLRNPLAEPYILGISAGASTGAVAVMILGFGGAALSISGGAFLGAIAALVIVALLAAGAGGATDRVILAGVAGSQLFNAATATIVTTLASAEQARGVMFWLLGNFGGVRWPDVWLATPVAFAGFAVCIFHTKALDAFAFGADAAAALGVAVTRVRIVLFVTTAVMTATMVSIVGTIGFVGLVIPHAARFLTGPAHARLLPACLIIGAIFMILADILSRTLVPQQILPIGVVTALFGAPAFAFILYRARRPA, from the coding sequence GTGGCTCGGCCCAACTGGTTGGCGAGGGGCGCAGTAGCGATCCTCGCCTTCGCCCTGCTGATACTCGCGATCGCGCTCGCCGTGACGATCGGCGAAATGTCGATCCCGCTTGCCACGGTCTTCAAGGCCGTCGGCAACGGGTTGTTCGATCTCGATTACCCCGTAAGCGCGATCCAGCAGGGCGTCATCTTCGACTACCGGTTGAGCCGGGCTGTGGTGGCGGCCCTCTGCGGCGGTGCGCTCGCGCTTTCGGGCGCGATCCTGCAGGCGCTTCTGCGCAATCCTCTCGCAGAACCTTATATCCTCGGGATCTCGGCCGGAGCCTCGACGGGTGCGGTCGCGGTGATGATCCTGGGCTTCGGCGGCGCTGCGCTCAGCATATCCGGCGGTGCCTTCCTCGGCGCCATTGCCGCGCTCGTCATCGTCGCCTTGCTCGCCGCAGGGGCCGGCGGCGCGACCGACCGTGTGATTCTCGCAGGCGTCGCCGGATCGCAGCTTTTCAATGCGGCGACCGCGACGATCGTCACCACGCTGGCCAGTGCCGAACAGGCCCGCGGCGTGATGTTCTGGCTCCTCGGCAATTTCGGGGGCGTGCGCTGGCCCGATGTCTGGCTCGCCACGCCAGTGGCCTTCGCGGGCTTCGCCGTCTGTATCTTCCATACAAAGGCGCTCGATGCGTTCGCCTTCGGGGCGGATGCCGCTGCCGCATTGGGCGTGGCGGTGACCCGTGTGCGCATCGTGCTGTTCGTGACGACAGCCGTCATGACCGCGACCATGGTCAGCATCGTCGGCACGATCGGGTTCGTCGGTCTCGTCATACCCCACGCGGCGCGCTTCCTGACGGGCCCGGCCCATGCCCGGCTGCTCCCGGCATGCCTGATCATCGGTGCGATCTTCATGATCCTGGCCGACATCCTGTCGCGGACGCTGGTGCCGCAGCAGATTCTGCCGATCGGCGTCGTGACGGCGCTGTTTGGCGCCCCGGCTTTCGCCTTCATACTCTATCGCGCAAGGCGACCGGCATGA
- a CDS encoding ABC transporter substrate-binding protein, with the protein MRSAARLSCLSFVAAIGMSMSGAALAAPTQYPLTLENCRETITFNQAPKRVVAVGQTQTVILYALGLGDKVVGTAVWFSPVAKPYEAVNAKVKRLADNDPSFEAVVAQEPDLVTAMFEWHIGPNGIVGKRDQFAKLKVPTYVSPTDCVGKDNSGPGDGVRTQMFTMELVYRNIREFGQIFDVSDRAEALVAELKAREDKAVASVAGIKPQDVPVVVWFSSKDIKGDAFLAGKNGVPAYILSKLGARNVITTNEEWPLVGWETVASANPAVIVVVKMDRRRFPADDINLKLDFLKTDAVASKLDASRQQRIVIMDVGATRAGLDTIDGIEALANGIKSFGLTK; encoded by the coding sequence ATGCGCAGCGCCGCACGCCTTTCTTGCCTTTCGTTCGTCGCAGCCATCGGCATGTCGATGTCCGGAGCGGCCTTGGCCGCGCCGACGCAGTATCCGCTGACGCTGGAGAATTGCCGGGAGACGATAACGTTCAACCAGGCGCCAAAGCGCGTCGTGGCGGTCGGACAGACGCAGACCGTAATCCTCTACGCACTCGGGCTCGGCGACAAGGTCGTGGGCACAGCCGTGTGGTTCAGCCCTGTTGCGAAGCCCTATGAGGCGGTCAACGCCAAGGTGAAGCGGCTTGCCGACAACGATCCGAGTTTCGAGGCGGTCGTCGCCCAGGAACCCGACCTCGTGACTGCGATGTTCGAATGGCACATCGGTCCCAACGGCATCGTCGGCAAGCGCGACCAGTTTGCGAAGCTGAAGGTGCCGACCTACGTCTCGCCCACCGACTGCGTCGGCAAGGACAATTCCGGGCCTGGCGACGGCGTTCGCACGCAGATGTTCACGATGGAACTCGTCTACCGCAATATTCGCGAGTTCGGGCAGATCTTCGATGTCTCCGATCGCGCCGAAGCTCTGGTCGCCGAATTGAAGGCGCGCGAGGACAAGGCGGTCGCTTCAGTTGCCGGGATCAAGCCGCAGGATGTTCCTGTCGTCGTCTGGTTCTCCAGCAAGGACATCAAGGGGGACGCCTTCCTGGCCGGCAAGAATGGCGTGCCTGCCTATATCCTGTCGAAGCTCGGCGCCCGGAACGTCATCACCACCAATGAGGAATGGCCGCTGGTCGGTTGGGAGACGGTCGCTTCCGCCAACCCTGCCGTCATCGTCGTGGTCAAGATGGATCGCCGGCGTTTCCCGGCAGACGACATCAATCTCAAGCTCGACTTCCTCAAGACCGACGCGGTTGCGAGCAAGCTCGACGCCAGCCGGCAGCAGCGGATCGTGATCATGGATGTCGGCGCGACCAGGGCCGGGCTTGATACGATCGACGGTATCGAGGCGCTGGCCAACGGCATCAAGAGCTTCGGCCTCACCAAGTGA
- a CDS encoding ribonucleotide-diphosphate reductase subunit beta has translation MLDWSDSKPAAALDLNPAAAGGTHADATGLGEIDRSGGRVSVDEKRMINCRADVNQLLPLKYKWAWEKYLAGCNNHWMPTEVSMQADIALWKSKDGLTDDERRAIKRNLGFFAASESLVANNIVLAIYRHLTNPECRQYLLRQAFEEAVHTHTFQYIVESLGLDEGELFNMYREVPSITDKAAWALKHTQHLDDPDFETGTPEADQAFLRDLVAFYVIFEGMWFYTGFAQILSLGRRNKMVGIAEQYQYILRDESIHLNFGIDVINQIKIENPHLWTKAFQDELRGMIRDAAELEAAYGRDTMPRGFLGLNAALCEQYMHFIANRRCAQLGLAPVFAETENPFPWMSEAMDLKKEKNFFETRVIEYQNGGALSWE, from the coding sequence ATGCTCGACTGGTCAGACAGCAAGCCTGCCGCCGCCCTCGATCTCAATCCGGCCGCGGCCGGCGGAACCCATGCCGATGCCACCGGCCTCGGCGAGATCGATCGCTCCGGCGGCCGCGTCAGCGTCGACGAGAAGCGGATGATCAACTGCCGCGCCGATGTGAACCAGCTCCTGCCGCTCAAGTACAAATGGGCCTGGGAGAAATACCTCGCCGGCTGCAACAACCACTGGATGCCGACAGAGGTCTCGATGCAGGCCGATATCGCTCTGTGGAAGTCGAAGGACGGGCTGACCGACGACGAGCGCCGTGCGATCAAGCGCAATCTCGGCTTCTTCGCGGCCTCGGAAAGCCTCGTCGCCAACAACATCGTGCTGGCGATCTACCGCCATCTCACCAATCCGGAATGCCGGCAGTACCTGCTGCGCCAGGCTTTCGAGGAGGCGGTGCACACCCACACCTTCCAGTACATCGTCGAGAGCCTCGGCCTCGACGAGGGCGAGCTCTTCAACATGTATCGCGAGGTGCCCTCGATCACCGACAAGGCGGCCTGGGCCCTGAAGCATACCCAGCATCTCGACGATCCCGATTTCGAGACCGGCACGCCCGAGGCCGATCAGGCCTTCCTGCGCGACCTCGTCGCCTTCTACGTGATCTTCGAGGGCATGTGGTTCTACACCGGCTTCGCCCAGATCCTGTCGCTCGGCCGGCGCAACAAGATGGTCGGCATCGCCGAGCAGTACCAGTACATCCTGCGCGACGAGAGCATTCATCTGAATTTCGGCATCGACGTGATCAACCAGATCAAGATCGAGAACCCGCATCTCTGGACCAAGGCCTTCCAGGATGAACTGCGCGGCATGATCCGCGACGCTGCCGAACTCGAGGCCGCCTATGGCCGGGACACCATGCCGCGCGGTTTCCTCGGCCTGAATGCTGCGCTCTGCGAGCAGTACATGCATTTCATTGCCAACCGCCGTTGCGCGCAGCTCGGCCTCGCGCCGGTCTTCGCGGAAACGGAAAACCCGTTCCCCTGGATGAGCGAGGCGATGGACCTGAAGAAGGAGAAGAATTTCTTCGAGACCCGCGTCATCGAATACCAGAACGGCGGCGCCCTGAGCTGGGAGTAG
- a CDS encoding ribonucleoside-diphosphate reductase subunit alpha, with the protein MSLATDTIRPETFSPIASQGSDARSTAEPGYQVIRRNGSVTPFDASKISVALTKAFLAVEGSSAAASRRIHDIVAELTQQIVAGLTRRADAGRTFHIEDVQDQVELALMRSEHHKVARAYVLYREERAQERARAKAEAKPAVATAPVLRMEAADGALVPLDAARLATVIREACAGLDGVSAEAVLSEAQRNLYDGISQYELAQAPILAARTLVETEPNYSKVSARLLLDKLRREALSFVSGRPEQATQSEMSGRYGDYLHAYVKTGIANELLDPELGRFDLARLAAALKPERDLQFDYLGFQTLYDRYFLHVRGNRFELPQAFFMRVAMGLAIREIDREARAIAFYDLLSSFDFMASTPTLFNAGTLRPQLSSCFLTTVPDDLDGIFKAVKDNALLAKYSGGLGNDWTPVRGLGAHIKGTNGESQGIVPFLKVANDTAIAVNQGGKRKGAVCAYLETWHVDIEEFLDLRKNTGDDRRRTHDMNTANWIPDLFMQRVAAGGQWTLFSPDETPDLHDLYGKPFKAAYEAYEAKAERGEIKVFKRLNALDLWRKMLTMLFETGHPWITFKDACNLRSPQQHAGVVHSSNLCTEITLNTSADEVAVCNLGSINLAAHVTADGLDRARLGKTVATAMRMLDNVIDINFYTIPEARRSNLRHRPVGLGIMGFQDALQILRLPAASEGAVAFADSSMEAVSWFAISASVDLAAERGRYPSFEGSLWSKGILPIDSLDILSDARDGDVELDRSTTLDWDSLRERVKTTGMRNSNCMAIAPTATISNIVGVSQSIEPSYSQLYVKANMSGDFTVVNADLVRDLKARDLWDEVMVSDLKYYDGKVSQIDRVPDDLKALYATSFEIETSWLIRAAARRQKWIDQGQSLNLYMAQPSGRKLDEAYRLAWRLGLKTTYYLRALSATHVEKSTLKGTDGKLNAVSATVPVAAKPILVDIPLDNGMAVPNACSIDDPTCEACQ; encoded by the coding sequence ATGTCCCTCGCGACCGATACCATCCGCCCTGAGACGTTCAGCCCGATCGCGTCGCAAGGCAGCGATGCGCGATCGACCGCGGAACCGGGCTACCAGGTGATCCGCCGCAATGGCAGTGTCACCCCCTTCGATGCCTCCAAGATCAGCGTCGCGCTGACCAAGGCGTTTCTGGCGGTCGAGGGCAGCAGCGCCGCTGCCTCGCGCCGGATCCACGACATCGTCGCGGAGCTGACCCAGCAGATCGTCGCCGGGCTGACGCGGCGCGCCGATGCCGGCCGCACCTTCCATATCGAGGATGTGCAGGATCAGGTCGAACTCGCGTTGATGCGCAGCGAACACCACAAGGTCGCCCGCGCCTATGTGCTCTACCGCGAGGAGCGAGCCCAGGAGCGGGCCCGCGCCAAGGCGGAAGCGAAGCCTGCGGTCGCCACCGCACCGGTGCTGCGCATGGAGGCAGCCGACGGCGCGCTCGTGCCGCTCGACGCGGCGCGCCTCGCCACGGTCATTCGCGAAGCCTGCGCCGGGCTCGACGGCGTCTCGGCCGAAGCCGTGCTGAGCGAAGCGCAGCGTAACCTCTATGACGGCATCAGCCAGTATGAGCTGGCGCAGGCGCCGATCCTGGCGGCGCGCACCCTCGTCGAGACCGAGCCGAACTATTCCAAGGTCTCGGCACGCCTGCTGCTCGATAAGCTCCGCCGCGAGGCGCTGAGCTTCGTCTCCGGCCGGCCGGAACAGGCGACACAGTCAGAAATGTCAGGACGTTATGGCGACTATCTCCACGCCTATGTGAAGACCGGCATCGCCAACGAGCTGCTCGATCCCGAGCTTGGACGCTTCGATCTTGCCCGGCTTGCCGCGGCGCTCAAACCGGAACGCGACCTCCAGTTCGACTATCTCGGCTTCCAGACGCTCTATGACCGCTATTTCCTGCATGTCCGAGGCAATCGCTTCGAGCTGCCGCAGGCCTTCTTCATGCGTGTCGCGATGGGTCTGGCGATCCGCGAGATCGACCGCGAGGCCCGGGCGATCGCCTTCTACGACCTGCTCTCCTCCTTCGACTTCATGGCCTCGACGCCGACCCTGTTCAACGCAGGAACCCTCAGGCCGCAGCTCTCCTCCTGCTTCCTGACCACGGTGCCGGACGATCTCGACGGCATCTTCAAGGCGGTGAAGGACAACGCCCTGCTGGCCAAATATTCCGGTGGGCTCGGCAATGACTGGACGCCGGTGCGTGGCCTTGGCGCCCATATCAAGGGCACCAATGGCGAGAGCCAGGGCATCGTTCCCTTCCTCAAGGTCGCCAACGACACCGCGATCGCCGTCAACCAGGGTGGCAAGCGCAAGGGCGCCGTCTGCGCCTATCTCGAAACCTGGCATGTCGACATCGAGGAGTTCCTCGACCTGCGCAAGAACACCGGCGACGACCGACGCCGTACCCATGACATGAACACCGCGAACTGGATCCCCGACCTGTTCATGCAGCGGGTCGCGGCCGGAGGTCAGTGGACGCTGTTCTCGCCCGACGAGACGCCCGACCTCCACGATCTCTACGGTAAGCCGTTCAAGGCGGCCTATGAGGCCTACGAAGCCAAGGCAGAGCGCGGCGAGATCAAGGTGTTCAAGCGCCTGAACGCGCTCGATCTTTGGCGCAAGATGCTGACCATGCTGTTCGAAACCGGCCATCCCTGGATCACCTTCAAGGATGCCTGCAACCTGCGCTCGCCGCAGCAGCATGCCGGCGTCGTGCATTCCTCGAACCTGTGCACCGAGATCACGCTGAACACCTCGGCCGACGAGGTCGCCGTCTGCAATCTGGGCTCGATCAACCTGGCAGCCCATGTGACGGCCGACGGGCTCGACCGGGCCAGGCTCGGCAAGACGGTCGCGACCGCGATGCGAATGCTCGACAATGTCATCGACATCAATTTCTACACGATCCCCGAGGCGCGCCGCTCGAACCTGCGTCATCGCCCGGTCGGCCTCGGCATCATGGGCTTCCAGGATGCGCTGCAGATCCTGCGCCTGCCCGCCGCGTCCGAGGGCGCCGTCGCCTTCGCCGATAGCTCGATGGAGGCGGTCAGCTGGTTTGCGATCTCGGCCTCGGTCGATCTTGCCGCCGAGCGCGGTCGCTATCCGAGCTTCGAGGGCTCGCTCTGGTCGAAGGGTATCCTGCCGATCGACTCGCTCGACATTCTCTCCGACGCCCGCGACGGCGATGTCGAGCTCGATCGTTCGACGACTTTGGACTGGGACAGCCTGCGCGAGCGGGTGAAGACCACCGGCATGCGCAACTCGAACTGCATGGCGATTGCCCCGACTGCAACGATCTCCAACATCGTCGGTGTCTCGCAGTCGATCGAGCCGTCCTACAGCCAGCTCTACGTCAAGGCGAACATGTCGGGCGACTTCACGGTCGTGAATGCCGACCTCGTCCGCGATCTCAAGGCGCGCGATCTTTGGGACGAGGTCATGGTCTCGGACCTGAAATACTATGACGGAAAGGTCAGTCAGATCGACCGCGTCCCCGACGATCTCAAGGCGCTCTACGCCACCTCCTTCGAGATCGAGACGAGCTGGCTGATCCGCGCCGCCGCACGCCGTCAGAAATGGATCGACCAGGGCCAGTCGCTCAATCTCTACATGGCGCAGCCTTCCGGCAGGAAGCTCGACGAGGCCTATCGCCTCGCCTGGCGGCTCGGTCTGAAGACGACCTATTACCTGCGCGCGCTCTCGGCGACCCATGTCGAGAAGTCGACGCTGAAGGGCACTGACGGCAAGCTCAATGCGGTGTCGGCGACGGTCCCCGTCGCGGCCAAGCCGATCCTCGTCGACATCCCGCTCGACAATGGCATGGCCGTGCCGAACGCCTGCTCGATCGACGATCCGACCTGCGAAGCCTGCCAGTGA
- the cobF gene encoding precorrin-6A synthase (deacetylating) — translation MRKILIIGIGAGNPDYVTVQAINALNQADVFFIPDKGTDKAELGRLRKDICERFIEGSDYRLVSVPIPERSAAGTNYRGSVDEWHARIAHDYEVLFTDELEDGECGAFLVWGDPTLYDSTLRIIEHIRARGFALEYDVIPGISSVQALAAQHRVTLNRIGEPVLITTGRKLAEGFPNDLDSVVVMLDGDQAFRRVAGEDLDIYWGAYLGTEDEILIAGKLSEVMGDIERSRREAREEKGWIMDTYLLRRRDED, via the coding sequence ATGCGCAAGATCCTGATCATCGGAATTGGTGCCGGCAATCCCGACTATGTCACGGTCCAGGCGATCAACGCCCTCAACCAGGCCGACGTCTTCTTCATTCCCGACAAGGGGACAGACAAGGCGGAGCTCGGACGGCTGCGGAAAGACATCTGCGAGCGCTTCATCGAAGGCTCGGATTATCGCCTGGTTTCGGTTCCGATCCCCGAGCGTTCCGCCGCTGGAACGAATTACCGGGGAAGCGTCGACGAATGGCATGCGCGTATTGCCCATGACTACGAGGTCCTGTTCACGGACGAACTCGAGGACGGCGAATGCGGAGCCTTCCTCGTCTGGGGCGATCCGACGCTCTATGACAGTACGCTGCGGATCATCGAGCATATTCGCGCCAGGGGCTTCGCTCTCGAATACGATGTGATCCCGGGCATCAGCAGCGTGCAGGCCCTTGCGGCGCAACACCGGGTCACCCTCAACCGGATTGGCGAGCCGGTGCTGATCACCACTGGACGCAAACTCGCGGAAGGCTTTCCCAATGACCTCGATAGTGTGGTCGTCATGCTCGACGGGGACCAGGCCTTCAGGCGCGTCGCCGGTGAAGATCTCGATATCTATTGGGGCGCCTATCTCGGCACCGAGGACGAAATCCTGATCGCCGGAAAGCTCTCGGAGGTGATGGGCGATATCGAGCGCAGCCGGCGCGAAGCGCGAGAGGAAAAGGGCTGGATCATGGATACCTATCTGCTTCGGAGACGCGACGAGGACTGA